The Sedimentibacter sp. zth1 DNA segment TGAAGGAGTAGTACATAATGCGGGTACTACTAAAGAAAATACTAATTTTTATTTTACAGGTTTAAATAAAAACCTAGAAAAATGTATTGCTACATTAGCTGAGATGGTAATGCATAATAAAAATTTTTCAGAAGAATTATTAGAAAATGAAAAGAAAGTTGTTGCACAAGAAACTATATCGTTTTACTCTTCGTTTAACCAGATAAGGGAAAGAACGAGTCAAGCACTTTATGGAAATATGGACGTAGGAAGAACTATAGTAGGAGTTATAGATAACATTAAACAGGCTAATAGTGATCAATTAAATTATATTATGAAAAATAGCTATACACCTGAAAATTCTACTATAGTTATAATTGGAGGAATTGAATATGATGCAGTCTTGCGTATAGTCGAAAAATATTTTTCTTCATGGGATGATGAATACACTCGTGACTATAGTGAAGTTGTTGATAGTGAGCCTGGTATATTTTTTAATGAAATAGCAGGTGGTCAAAGTTCAGTAATTTCAGTAGGATTTAGAACAGGTGCTTTTAACAGTAAAGATAGAAAAAAAATTGATATAATATCTAAAATTATAGGTGAGCCAGGTTTTGAATCTAGACTTGTAAAGGAAATTAGGACAAAAAGAGGTCTTGCATATAATTTGGGAGCATTTACAAACAGCTACGAACATAGAGGTGCATTAGGTTTTACAGTTGTATGTGCTCATGACTTAGTATATGAAGTTGTTTCAATAATATCTGATGAAATTATTAATATAAAGCAAAACGGTTTTAATGATGAAGAAATAGACAGAGCAAAAAAAATATTAGAGACTAGGACAATGCTGGATTTAGATAATATTCTTTCTCAATTAAAGTTTTTGGGTAGATGTACATCTTATAACCATTTATTTTCTTTAGAGCAAGAAGTTAGAAACATAAAAAAAATAAATAAAGAAGACCTAAATAATTTAGCAAATGAAATATTTCTAAATGAAAAAATGGGGTTTGCTGGTATAGGTAATTTTAGTATAGATAAATCAATTGAACTGTTAAAAATTTAGGTAAAGGAGGTTTAAAAATGCCTGATATTCCTTGTATATATAAAATGGATTTAGTGGATGAAAAAGATGTTTTAAAAGAAGATTTGTTAAAAGGAAAAGCCTTTGATATACTACTTTCTTTACTAGCTGGTTCTAAATCTATAAAAGATATTTCGAAAGAGCTTAATGTACCAAGTTTTTCTGTACAGTTATATATCAAAAGGTTAATTGATGCTAAATTAGTTAAAGTTAAGAATTCAAAAGTAGTTGAGGGGAAAATAGAAAAATGCTATGAACTTGTATCAACAGATATTCAAATAATAAATTATTTGAAAGAAAGCAATGCAATTATAGATGATAAAAAAGACATAGAACTTTTAGCTTTGCAATTCTCATCATTGACTAAAGATGTAATAAAGAATATAAATAAATTTCAAGATAAACCTCATAAGATAAAAGCTTACTTTATCAAGGCAGATGAGGAAAAAATAGCTGAATTTAAAAAAGAGTTGGATGCATTATTTGAAAAATATCAATCTTTAGAGGATTTGAGTGTTGATGACACATATGGATTTATTAGTGTCTTGGCACCATATAAAATAGAATAATATTAGGAAGGGGGGGATAATATTGAACGATAAAAATAAGAAAAATGAAAAGAGACTTGAAGAACAAGATAAAAGCCTAAAAATAGAGGTAACTGAAGAATCATTTAATGTAACTGATGAGGATGAGCGACCGGGAATAGGTTGGGAAATAACAGGTAATGGAAGTAGTGGTGGCTAATATATTTTCAAAATTATTTCTTATAAAATTCTACATATTTATTATGTGTGAATTATATTAATTTTTAGGAGGAGTTAGTTATGGGAAACGAAAAGAAATTGGTTGCATTAGAGAAAAAAATGTATTGCGTTGAAGATGGAAAGCTTGTTATTACATCTGATGAATTGGCAAAAGCAATACAGGAAGAGAATTTGGATTTATTTGTGGATGAAGAATTTGCAGCAAGTAATGGATCAGCATTGCAATGCTGTACTTCACAATTAGAACCAATAGGAGACAGCAGAACAAACTAATATCCAAGCAAATATCAGGAATGCATATTCCTGATATTTGTATTAGTAATACAATACTAAATATAAAATTATAGCACTAGTAATTATTATAAAAATTAAGGAGAAATTTACTATGAAAATATCTAATTATAATTTAAAAGTAAACTTTGATAATCATATTATAATTTTTAACAAGTTATCGAAAAAATATGTTATATATTCAAGTGATAAGGAAGAGCTAGTAACTAATATTATAACTAATATTAGTAGCAGTAACTTTGAAATTGAAAATGCAAATATTTTATTAAAGTTAGGAAAAGCTGGAATAATTATTGGTGATAAGGAAGATGAAACTAATAAGTTATCATACTTAATTAATAAAACTAAATATCAGGATCGAAAGTTGTTATTAGTTATTTCTCCAACTATGGATTGTAATTTTAGATGTCCATATTGTATAGAAGAACATAAAAATACATATATGAGTGAAGAAACTGAAGATAACATAATTAAATTCGTAGAAAAGATGAGTAAACTAATTGGTTGTGTACAAGTTTCATGGTTTGGTGGAGAGCCAACAATTGCTTTAAAAACAATTAATAAAATAAATAGAAAATTAAAAGAAATTTGTAATGCTAATGGCTGTGAATATACAATTACAATAACAACAAATGGATTTCTATTGTCCGATAATGTTTTAGATGAATTAAATAAATATAACATAAAAAGATTGCAAATTACCGTTGATGGTGATGAAGAGCACCACGATAAAAAAAGAATATTAGCAAATGGTTCTGGTACATACAAAACTATTTTAAGCAATATAATAAATGCACTAGATAAAAATATCAATATTGTATTGCGAATAAATATTGATGAGGACAATAAGGATTCTGTTTATGCATTACTGGATGCTATTCCATATGAAAAAAGAAAAAAAGTTATGGTTCATATATCTAACTTGTTTCAAACAGTAGAACCAATAAAGCTATTTGAAATGTATAAAATGGCAATAGATAAAGGTTACATATTTAAATATTTTCATAAACAATTACAATTTTGTGAAGCTGGTTTTATAAATTCGTTTACAATTCAGCCAAATGGTGAAATAGGACCGTGTCAGATTGGATATGATTCAAATATAAAGTTCGGTGAAATTACAAAAAATGGAAACATTAATGTAACCAATAAAAGTGATTACTATAATTTTCGACAATCAAGTCCTCTAGATGATGATGAATGTTTAGAATGTGATGATTTACCATTATGCTTGGGAGGATGTCCGGTATCCAGATTTAAGGGAAATAAGAAATGTGCTAAAAAAGATAAATTAGGTATAACAATTAGTGAGTTGCTTAAATTAGAAATATATTCAAATATGAAAAATAATTTAATTGATAAAGAGTGTATATTATAATTAAAAACCATATGATTTTTTACAGAGGAGTGCAAAATGAAAATTGTTTTATTAAAGGATAAAGATTTTCTGCTTTTAATGTTAGGAAAATTAGTTTCATTAATAGGAAGTGATATGCAAAGTTTTGCTTTGTCTCTATATGTACTCAAAATCACAGGTTCGGCAACTAAATTTGCTTCCGTCCTATCAATTACAATTATTCCTAAGCTAATATTAGGTCCAATAGCGGGAGTGTTTACAGATTGGCTAGATCGTAAGAAGATTATTGTATGCTTTGATTTTTTAAATGGAGTAATTATAGGTATATATGCGATATTATTTAATTTCACTGGAGAATTAACTATGACTAGTATATATTTTTTAGTATTTATATTATCGTTAACATCTGTAGTATTTCAACCTGCGATATCAACTGTTATTCCTAGTATAGTTAAAAAGGATCACTTGATAGATGCAAATGGTATTAATTCTATTGTAATGAGTATTGGATCTTTAGTTGCTCCAATGATAGCGGGAATTCTAATGGGTATGAATGGCATGTTAATTATTTTTTGGGTAAATTCAATTAGTTTTATGTTATCAGCAACAAGTGAAGTATTTATTCGCATTCCTAATTATAATAAAATGCCTAATAAAATAAGCTTTAAGGCTTTTAAAAGAGATTTTGTAGAGGGAATACGGTATATTAAAAATACTAAAATAATTGTGGTATTTATTTCAATTGTAATAATTGTTAATTTTGCATTTAATCCTTTGTTTAATATAGGAATAGTGTTTATATGCAAAGAGGTTCTAAAAATAAGTGACTTTCAATATGGAGTTATGCAGACAGTTCTTGTTGTTTCTATGTTTATAGCTCCAATATTGTGTGGCTATATTTCTAAGAAGATTTCTATTGGGAAAATAGTGTTCTATAATATATTTTTTATTTGCATTTTAAGTTTATTTATAGCCATTATTTCTACAGAAAGTTTTAGAAGTATGTTTTGTAGTAATATGGTTCCTTTTATATTGATTTTGTCAATATGCTTTGTAGTAGGTGTTATTCTTGGAATCATAAATATATCAGTAGGAGTGGTAGTACAGAAAAATGTTTCTTTAGATAAGCTTGGAAGAGTTAATACTGTTATGACTACGGGTACTATGAGTATAATTCCTATGGGTATGATGTTTTTTGGTTTTTTATATGATACTATACCGGTGTGGTTGTGTGTAACAATCTCAGCTATAATAATGTTTGCTGGTATAATAACGTTTAAAAATACATTATTTGAAACTGAAAAAGAGTATGTTAAATAAACAGTATTCTAAGTAAAGTATAAAATATTATACTAGTTTAGGGGGTAACAAATGAAATGTAAAAGTAAGAAAAATAATACTTCGAATTTTAAGTATTATTTTATGGAAGTGTGGAACAGTGATAGAAAACTAATATTATGTTTTATTATCTATACTGTTATTACCTCAATTTTACCTTTCTTAGGTATATTTACACCTAAGCTTTTGGTAAAAGAGTATTTAGGATTAAAAAGAACAGAAACTTTTATGTATATTCTTGGGGCGTTTATATTATTGTCTGCAACAGGTTATTATGTTTCATCATATCTTAATGCTATTAAAATAAATAAATTATTAAAGATAAAGCAGGGATTATGCGTAAAAATACAAGAAAAGTGCATGAAAATGGATTTTAAATTTACTGAAGATAGAGATGTATTAACTGAATATCACAATGCAGATTATGCTGTTGGAAGTTCAGAGAGAGGATTTACAGCTGTATATACTAAGGTCTTTAATTTGTTGGGACGTATTTTGGCATTTGGTGGATACATTGCTATAGTATTGACTTTAAGTCCTTGGGTATTATTATATTTATTGGCGAATGTACTTGTTGTGTACAAGCTTACAGTTTTGGCTAGGAAGTATGAGTATAGCAGGCTTGATGAAAAAACAGATAATCGTAGAAAACAGGAATATATTTACAAAGCTATGTCTGACTTTGCGTATGGAAAAGATATCAGAATATATAAAATTCAAAAATGGCTTGTAGAAAAATTTGTGCGTTTTACAAATAAAAATGTGATTATAAGTAAAGAAATTGCTAATAAGCATTTGAAAGTATCATTGGTTGATGCATTTTTGTTACTTATTAGAGAGGGAATTATTTATGCATATCTGATTTATAGAGTTATAGTCGTTAAAGATATGTCAATTGATAATTTTATTATGTATTTTACTACTATAGCAGGATTTGCTGTTTGGATGCAAAGTATAATGAATGATATAGCATTTATAAAAGAGCATAATATGTATGTTAGCAATTATTTGCATTTTATGAGTTTAGGTGATGATAGCAATGGTAAATCTTATGAAGAAGTTCCAATGCAGGGATCGTATGAAATTGAATTCAAAAATGTGGCTTTTAAATATCCTAATAGCGACAGGTATATATATAAGAATTTGTCCTTAAAAATAAGAGAAGGTCAAAGACTTGCAATTGTAGGTGTTAATGGAGCAGGAAAGACAACCTTTGTTAAATTGCTATGCAGACTTTATGAGCCAACAGAGGGTGAAATATTACTTAACGGAATAAACATACAAAAATTTAATAAGGAAGAGTATTATAAGTTGTTTTCACCTGTGTTTCAAGACATTAAAATGTTTGCTTTTTCTATAAGCGAGAATGTAGCCTTAACAAGTAAAGAAAAAATTGACAGAAAAAAGGTTGTAGAATCTATTGATAGAGCGGATGTTTTAGAGAAAGTTAATTCTTTAGAAAAAGGTATAGATACAAGTCTATTAAAATTTTTGGACAGTGAAGGTATTGAACTATCAGGGGGAGAAAATCAAAAGCTTGCTCTTGCAAGAGCCCTATACAAGAATGGTGGAATTGTTGTATTAGATGAACCAACTGCAGCATTAGATGCAATTTCTGAGTATAAGACTTATATGAGATTCAATGATTTTGTTGGAGATAAAACAGCTATATATGTATCTCATAGACTTGCAAGTACTAGATTTTGCGATGTAATTGCGTTCTTTGAAAATGGTGAGGTTAAAGAATATGGTACTCACGAGGAACTATTAGAAAAGAATGGACGTTATAGAGAAATGTTTGATATACAAGCACGATATTATAGAGAAGATGTTGCAAAGGAGGAAGCATAATGAAAAAAGATAGTTCAAAAAGCTTTAGAAAAGA contains these protein-coding regions:
- a CDS encoding pitrilysin family protein, whose amino-acid sequence is MYDILNVYLENGLRVVMHKIPYSKTVACGVWVKQGSKHEDDQTNGLSHLVEHLIINVNNHNNPEFQKLIRELNDEGVVHNAGTTKENTNFYFTGLNKNLEKCIATLAEMVMHNKNFSEELLENEKKVVAQETISFYSSFNQIRERTSQALYGNMDVGRTIVGVIDNIKQANSDQLNYIMKNSYTPENSTIVIIGGIEYDAVLRIVEKYFSSWDDEYTRDYSEVVDSEPGIFFNEIAGGQSSVISVGFRTGAFNSKDRKKIDIISKIIGEPGFESRLVKEIRTKRGLAYNLGAFTNSYEHRGALGFTVVCAHDLVYEVVSIISDEIINIKQNGFNDEEIDRAKKILETRTMLDLDNILSQLKFLGRCTSYNHLFSLEQEVRNIKKINKEDLNNLANEIFLNEKMGFAGIGNFSIDKSIELLKI
- a CDS encoding radical SAM/SPASM domain-containing protein encodes the protein MKISNYNLKVNFDNHIIIFNKLSKKYVIYSSDKEELVTNIITNISSSNFEIENANILLKLGKAGIIIGDKEDETNKLSYLINKTKYQDRKLLLVISPTMDCNFRCPYCIEEHKNTYMSEETEDNIIKFVEKMSKLIGCVQVSWFGGEPTIALKTINKINRKLKEICNANGCEYTITITTNGFLLSDNVLDELNKYNIKRLQITVDGDEEHHDKKRILANGSGTYKTILSNIINALDKNINIVLRINIDEDNKDSVYALLDAIPYEKRKKVMVHISNLFQTVEPIKLFEMYKMAIDKGYIFKYFHKQLQFCEAGFINSFTIQPNGEIGPCQIGYDSNIKFGEITKNGNINVTNKSDYYNFRQSSPLDDDECLECDDLPLCLGGCPVSRFKGNKKCAKKDKLGITISELLKLEIYSNMKNNLIDKECIL
- a CDS encoding MFS transporter produces the protein MKIVLLKDKDFLLLMLGKLVSLIGSDMQSFALSLYVLKITGSATKFASVLSITIIPKLILGPIAGVFTDWLDRKKIIVCFDFLNGVIIGIYAILFNFTGELTMTSIYFLVFILSLTSVVFQPAISTVIPSIVKKDHLIDANGINSIVMSIGSLVAPMIAGILMGMNGMLIIFWVNSISFMLSATSEVFIRIPNYNKMPNKISFKAFKRDFVEGIRYIKNTKIIVVFISIVIIVNFAFNPLFNIGIVFICKEVLKISDFQYGVMQTVLVVSMFIAPILCGYISKKISIGKIVFYNIFFICILSLFIAIISTESFRSMFCSNMVPFILILSICFVVGVILGIINISVGVVVQKNVSLDKLGRVNTVMTTGTMSIIPMGMMFFGFLYDTIPVWLCVTISAIIMFAGIITFKNTLFETEKEYVK
- a CDS encoding ABC transporter ATP-binding protein, which translates into the protein MKCKSKKNNTSNFKYYFMEVWNSDRKLILCFIIYTVITSILPFLGIFTPKLLVKEYLGLKRTETFMYILGAFILLSATGYYVSSYLNAIKINKLLKIKQGLCVKIQEKCMKMDFKFTEDRDVLTEYHNADYAVGSSERGFTAVYTKVFNLLGRILAFGGYIAIVLTLSPWVLLYLLANVLVVYKLTVLARKYEYSRLDEKTDNRRKQEYIYKAMSDFAYGKDIRIYKIQKWLVEKFVRFTNKNVIISKEIANKHLKVSLVDAFLLLIREGIIYAYLIYRVIVVKDMSIDNFIMYFTTIAGFAVWMQSIMNDIAFIKEHNMYVSNYLHFMSLGDDSNGKSYEEVPMQGSYEIEFKNVAFKYPNSDRYIYKNLSLKIREGQRLAIVGVNGAGKTTFVKLLCRLYEPTEGEILLNGINIQKFNKEEYYKLFSPVFQDIKMFAFSISENVALTSKEKIDRKKVVESIDRADVLEKVNSLEKGIDTSLLKFLDSEGIELSGGENQKLALARALYKNGGIVVLDEPTAALDAISEYKTYMRFNDFVGDKTAIYVSHRLASTRFCDVIAFFENGEVKEYGTHEELLEKNGRYREMFDIQARYYREDVAKEEA